From Flavobacterium alkalisoli, the proteins below share one genomic window:
- the mscL gene encoding large-conductance mechanosensitive channel protein MscL, with product MGFFKDFKAFLMKGDIVNLATAVIIGGAFGNIVKSFTNDILMPPIGMLLNGVDFKDLKYVLKEGVPETVVNGETVAAVDAVTINYGNFIQITLDFIIVGFCIFLALKVYERTKKKEAETPAAPPAPTTEEQLLMEIRDILKTKQ from the coding sequence ATGGGATTTTTTAAGGATTTTAAGGCCTTTTTGATGAAAGGTGATATTGTAAATCTGGCAACAGCCGTTATTATTGGTGGTGCCTTTGGTAACATCGTAAAATCTTTTACAAACGACATTTTAATGCCACCTATAGGCATGCTCCTTAACGGTGTTGACTTTAAGGATCTTAAATATGTATTGAAAGAAGGCGTTCCAGAAACCGTAGTGAATGGAGAAACAGTTGCTGCAGTAGATGCCGTTACTATTAACTACGGTAATTTTATACAGATAACACTCGACTTCATCATTGTTGGGTTCTGTATCTTTTTAGCACTTAAAGTATATGAAAGAACCAAAAAGAAAGAAGCCGAGACTCCGGCAGCACCTCCTGCACCAACTACAGAGGAGCAACTGCTTATGGAAATACGCGACATTCTTAAAACTAAACAGTAG